In Nitratiruptor sp. YY09-18, a single window of DNA contains:
- the groES gene encoding co-chaperone GroES: MNFQPLGNRVLVERVDEPEKTPSGIIIPDNAKEKPLEGNVLAIGPEVEEEGHIKVGDRVVFAKYSGTEITLEGKEYLILQTDDILGILK; this comes from the coding sequence ATGAATTTCCAACCACTTGGAAACAGAGTTTTGGTAGAAAGAGTAGATGAACCTGAAAAAACACCATCTGGTATTATTATCCCAGACAATGCAAAAGAAAAACCGCTTGAGGGAAATGTTTTGGCAATCGGTCCAGAAGTAGAAGAAGAGGGTCACATTAAAGTAGGTGATAGAGTTGTTTTTGCAAAATACAGCGGAACTGAAATTACACTTGAAGGCAAAGAGTATCTCATTCTACAAACTGATGATATTCTTGGAATTTTGAAATAA
- the groL gene encoding chaperonin GroEL (60 kDa chaperone family; promotes refolding of misfolded polypeptides especially under stressful conditions; forms two stacked rings of heptamers to form a barrel-shaped 14mer; ends can be capped by GroES; misfolded proteins enter the barrel where they are refolded when GroES binds), with the protein MAAKEIHFSDIARGELFEGVKKLADAVKVTMGPRGRNVLIQKSFGSPSITKDGVSVAKEIELPNTVENMGAQLVKEVASKTADEAGDGTTTATVLAYNIFKEGLRNITAGANPIEVKRGMDKAAEAIVAELKKIAKEVKDKKEIAQVATISANNDPKIGELIAEAMEKVGKDGVITVEEGKSLQDELEVVEGMQFDRGYLSPYFVTDTEKMEAVLENAYILLYDKKISNMKDLLPILEKVVQTGNRPLLIVAEDVEGEALATLVVNKLRGTLNVCAVKAPGFGDRRKAMLQDIAILTGGQVISEEVGRTLESATLEDLGQADRIVVDKENTTIVGGKGDKAAVEARIKEIKAQIEQTTSEYDKEKLQERLAKLAGGVAVIKVGAATETEMKEKKDRVDDALAATKAAVEEGIVIGGGTALVRAANKVNLDLCGDEKIGAEIILRAIKAPLKQIAENAGFDPGVVANNVENAENENTGFNAATGEYVDMFEAGIVDPAKVERVALQNAVSVASLLLTTEATVSEIKEDKPAAAPAMPDMGGMGGMGF; encoded by the coding sequence ATGGCAGCAAAAGAGATTCATTTTAGCGATATAGCAAGAGGAGAACTTTTCGAAGGTGTTAAAAAACTAGCAGACGCTGTAAAAGTTACTATGGGTCCAAGAGGACGCAATGTTTTGATCCAAAAATCTTTTGGAAGTCCAAGCATCACTAAAGATGGTGTAAGTGTTGCAAAAGAGATAGAACTACCAAACACTGTTGAAAATATGGGTGCACAACTTGTAAAAGAGGTTGCAAGCAAAACTGCTGATGAAGCAGGTGATGGAACAACAACTGCAACAGTACTTGCATACAATATTTTCAAAGAAGGACTTAGAAACATTACAGCCGGTGCAAACCCAATTGAAGTAAAACGTGGTATGGACAAAGCTGCTGAAGCAATTGTGGCTGAACTTAAAAAAATCGCAAAAGAGGTAAAAGATAAAAAAGAGATTGCTCAAGTTGCAACAATCTCTGCAAACAACGATCCAAAAATCGGTGAGCTAATCGCAGAAGCGATGGAAAAAGTTGGAAAAGATGGCGTAATTACAGTAGAAGAAGGTAAATCACTTCAAGATGAGCTTGAAGTCGTTGAGGGTATGCAATTTGATAGAGGATACCTCAGCCCATACTTTGTAACTGATACCGAAAAGATGGAAGCTGTGCTTGAAAATGCATATATCTTGCTCTATGATAAAAAAATCAGCAATATGAAAGATCTGCTTCCAATCCTTGAAAAAGTTGTACAAACTGGCAACAGACCACTTCTCATTGTAGCTGAAGATGTAGAGGGTGAAGCACTTGCAACACTTGTTGTAAACAAACTACGAGGAACACTCAATGTATGTGCTGTAAAAGCGCCTGGATTTGGTGATAGAAGAAAAGCAATGCTTCAAGATATTGCAATCTTAACTGGTGGTCAAGTAATCAGCGAAGAAGTTGGTAGAACTCTTGAGAGTGCAACACTAGAAGATCTTGGACAAGCTGATAGAATCGTAGTAGATAAAGAAAATACTACAATCGTTGGCGGAAAAGGCGACAAAGCAGCAGTTGAAGCAAGAATCAAAGAGATCAAAGCACAAATCGAGCAAACAACAAGCGAATATGACAAAGAAAAACTTCAAGAGCGACTTGCAAAACTTGCAGGTGGTGTAGCAGTTATCAAGGTCGGTGCTGCAACTGAAACAGAAATGAAAGAGAAAAAAGACCGCGTTGATGACGCATTGGCAGCTACTAAAGCAGCTGTTGAAGAAGGTATCGTTATCGGTGGTGGTACAGCACTTGTTCGAGCAGCGAACAAAGTCAATCTCGATCTATGCGGCGATGAGAAAATCGGTGCTGAAATCATTCTAAGAGCTATCAAAGCACCTCTCAAACAAATCGCTGAAAACGCAGGATTTGATCCAGGTGTTGTAGCAAACAATGTTGAAAATGCTGAAAATGAAAACACTGGTTTCAATGCTGCAACTGGTGAATATGTAGATATGTTTGAAGCTGGAATTGTAGACCCAGCAAAAGTTGAAAGAGTCGCATTGCAAAATGCAGTGTCAGTCGCTAGCTTGCTTCTAACAACAGAAGCGACTGTAAGCGAAATAAAAGAAGATAAACCAGCTGCTGCTCCTGCAATGCCAGATATGGGTGGAATGGGCGGAATGGGATTCTAA
- a CDS encoding biopolymer transporter ExbD, whose amino-acid sequence MKLKKFDQINVIPFIDIMLVLLVIVLTTATFIAKGVIPLDLPQASSTKELPLKKIAISIDKNGNIYLDSKKISLEELAKRFKQINKKSNVIIRSDKNSKFLTFIQVLDLLKREGFENIAVETVK is encoded by the coding sequence ATGAAGCTTAAAAAATTCGATCAGATAAATGTCATCCCATTTATTGATATTATGCTGGTTTTACTCGTTATTGTCCTTACCACAGCTACATTTATCGCTAAAGGTGTGATCCCTTTGGATCTTCCCCAAGCTAGCTCTACAAAAGAGCTTCCACTGAAAAAAATTGCAATTTCTATCGACAAAAATGGCAATATCTATCTTGATAGTAAAAAGATTTCCCTTGAGGAGCTGGCCAAGAGATTCAAACAGATAAATAAAAAGAGTAATGTGATTATTCGCAGTGACAAAAATAGCAAATTTCTCACTTTCATCCAGGTACTCGATCTACTCAAGAGGGAAGGATTTGAAAATATAGCTGTCGAAACGGTCAAATGA
- the exbB gene encoding TonB-system energizer ExbB: MNHLKEFIDYGILGFLGFMSFVSVWFFIERLLFYRSVDVNRYAKKEELEIAVTNYLSLIATIASSAPYIGLLGTVLGIMLTFYTMGQHGIANTQQIMIGLALALKATAMGLVVAIPATMMYNYLTRKAEVLLARWDIVHEA, from the coding sequence ATGAACCATTTAAAAGAGTTTATTGATTATGGAATTTTAGGTTTTTTAGGATTCATGAGTTTTGTGAGTGTATGGTTTTTTATTGAAAGACTTCTCTTTTATCGTAGTGTAGATGTAAATAGATATGCAAAAAAAGAGGAGCTTGAAATTGCTGTGACGAACTACCTCTCACTCATTGCTACAATCGCTTCATCGGCTCCCTATATCGGACTGCTAGGAACAGTGCTGGGCATCATGCTTACATTCTATACTATGGGCCAGCACGGCATCGCAAATACCCAGCAGATCATGATTGGTCTAGCTCTTGCACTTAAAGCTACAGCCATGGGATTAGTAGTAGCAATTCCTGCTACTATGATGTATAACTATCTCACACGCAAAGCTGAAGTATTGCTAGCTCGTTGGGATATAGTACATGAAGCTTAA
- a CDS encoding energy transducer TonB: protein MKRAFFITLFLYTFLFFLFSSIHFPIHMQQQRAINIADIKLIQPKIAKKVKKVQTPKQPKEPQKKIIKKPLRKPKKVVPKRVIRKAKREVAHKKKRIVHKARRKRNIAKRVAQSKEVKQQKSIEAPPKPEEKTVQTQTLPHAQTSPHPQTPHKTVSYAKQYLHSYIDQIRIAILHNRYYPRMARKLHRQGVVKVAFTLLPNGKIEALHVVQSSGYKILDKAAMSTIKRAAQEFPKPHKSVVIEVPIEYRLK from the coding sequence ATGAAACGGGCATTTTTTATTACACTCTTTCTCTATACTTTCCTTTTCTTTCTCTTCTCTTCCATTCACTTTCCAATTCATATGCAACAACAACGTGCTATCAATATAGCTGATATAAAGCTTATCCAGCCAAAAATTGCAAAAAAGGTCAAAAAAGTACAAACTCCAAAGCAGCCAAAAGAACCTCAGAAGAAAATTATCAAAAAGCCTCTGCGAAAACCAAAGAAAGTGGTACCAAAAAGAGTAATTAGAAAAGCTAAAAGAGAGGTTGCGCACAAGAAAAAAAGGATTGTGCATAAAGCGAGAAGAAAGAGAAACATTGCAAAAAGGGTAGCTCAATCAAAAGAAGTAAAGCAACAAAAGAGCATCGAAGCTCCTCCTAAACCAGAAGAGAAAACTGTACAGACCCAGACTCTACCACACGCTCAAACTTCACCGCATCCCCAAACTCCTCATAAAACAGTTTCGTATGCAAAGCAGTATCTTCACAGCTACATCGATCAGATCCGCATAGCAATACTGCATAATCGCTACTATCCGCGTATGGCACGCAAGCTCCATCGCCAAGGAGTTGTCAAGGTTGCCTTTACTCTTTTACCTAATGGCAAAATTGAGGCTTTGCATGTGGTACAATCGAGTGGGTATAAAATATTAGACAAAGCTGCAATGAGTACAATAAAGCGTGCAGCACAGGAGTTTCCAAAACCACATAAAAGCGTTGTTATCGAAGTACCGATAGAGTATAGACTCAAATAA
- a CDS encoding YtfJ family protein has protein sequence MKKFLFLVCMVASLYAIEIGQMPQHVILQGKQGYCVGTKKPFDTKTLRGKVTLFVYVDPDKKDQNAQFFEKVKQLHFPKERFNSVVVINMAATWIPNFVLSSILRKKQQQFPRTLYVKDFHKNFVKEWHMADNAMNILILDKDLKVLFAHTGKLTPKQQQDALKILQERIAND, from the coding sequence ATGAAAAAGTTTCTTTTTTTGGTTTGCATGGTAGCTTCTTTGTATGCTATTGAAATAGGCCAAATGCCTCAGCATGTGATCCTTCAAGGTAAGCAAGGCTACTGTGTGGGGACAAAGAAGCCATTTGATACCAAGACCCTCAGAGGTAAAGTGACTCTCTTTGTCTATGTAGATCCGGATAAAAAGGATCAAAATGCGCAGTTTTTTGAAAAAGTAAAACAGTTGCACTTTCCCAAAGAGCGTTTCAACTCTGTAGTTGTTATCAATATGGCAGCTACATGGATACCAAACTTTGTACTCTCTTCAATCCTTCGAAAGAAGCAACAGCAATTCCCCCGTACCCTCTATGTCAAAGATTTTCACAAAAATTTTGTCAAAGAGTGGCATATGGCAGATAATGCTATGAATATCCTCATTCTTGATAAAGACCTCAAAGTCCTCTTTGCCCACACTGGGAAACTGACTCCAAAACAGCAGCAAGATGCGCTAAAAATTCTCCAAGAAAGGATCGCAAATGATTAA
- a CDS encoding glycerophosphodiester phosphodiesterase, with protein sequence MIKKALHTKPFGVIAHRGGGLEAPENTIKGIKHAIRIKADIVEVDIRSTKDGELILLHDSDFDRVAGIAKEAKELEFSYIKENILIEDSEPVATLVEALEVARGKIAMFLEIKEPEICQKVVELVQEQQMQQNVCIISFYEEVMSEVKRLDSTIATGLVYSYPPGKIPEAKQLGCALVLPHYRIATAKANKFAHHIHLKVGVWTVNEEDLALAMYERGADFVASDYPKMLLKLRKKLQEGGIIEKEKIEFLIEEVDDILLRKVILGKDHYLIERDPRKDNTYHTIKENYNNNFYIFDEYKEEKQTNEVVMVQKIKRSKVDEILKKFG encoded by the coding sequence ATGATTAAAAAGGCTCTGCATACTAAGCCATTTGGTGTCATAGCCCACAGGGGTGGAGGATTGGAGGCTCCCGAAAACACAATCAAGGGCATCAAGCATGCTATTCGCATCAAAGCTGATATTGTAGAAGTGGATATTCGCAGCACCAAAGATGGGGAGTTGATACTTTTACACGATAGTGATTTTGATAGAGTGGCAGGGATAGCAAAAGAGGCAAAAGAGCTAGAGTTTTCATATATCAAAGAGAATATCCTTATCGAAGATAGCGAACCTGTAGCAACTCTCGTTGAAGCACTTGAAGTCGCAAGAGGTAAAATCGCTATGTTTTTGGAGATCAAAGAGCCTGAAATTTGCCAAAAGGTAGTAGAGCTTGTGCAAGAGCAGCAGATGCAACAAAATGTGTGTATCATAAGCTTTTATGAAGAGGTTATGAGCGAAGTAAAGCGCCTTGATAGCACAATTGCTACAGGTTTAGTTTATAGCTACCCTCCAGGGAAAATTCCCGAGGCCAAGCAGCTTGGATGTGCTCTTGTATTGCCCCACTACCGTATAGCTACAGCCAAAGCTAATAAATTTGCACACCATATTCATCTCAAAGTGGGAGTTTGGACTGTCAATGAAGAGGATCTAGCACTTGCCATGTATGAAAGAGGCGCGGATTTCGTTGCTAGTGACTATCCCAAAATGCTTTTGAAACTGCGCAAAAAACTTCAAGAAGGTGGTATTATAGAAAAAGAAAAAATAGAGTTTCTCATCGAAGAGGTAGATGATATATTATTGCGCAAAGTAATTCTTGGTAAAGATCACTATCTCATCGAGAGAGATCCACGCAAAGACAATACCTATCATACTATCAAAGAGAATTACAACAATAACTTCTATATATTTGATGAGTACAAAGAAGAAAAGCAAACAAATGAAGTAGTGATGGTGCAAAAAATCAAGAGGTCAAAGGTAGATGAGATACTCAAAAAGTTTGGGTGA